A region of Siniperca chuatsi isolate FFG_IHB_CAS linkage group LG23, ASM2008510v1, whole genome shotgun sequence DNA encodes the following proteins:
- the kcnj8 gene encoding ATP-sensitive inward rectifier potassium channel 8, with protein sequence MLARKSIIPEEFSVPGLASRMPRKPVFRDRVNKARFIAKNGSCNLAHKNIREQGRFLQDVFTTLVDLKWRFTLVIFTTTFVSSWLLFAMSWWLVAFAHGDLDPERQNGTHCVTDVKSFTSAFLFSIEVQVTIGFGGRMITEQCPTAITVLIMQNIVGLIINAVMLGCIFMKTAQSNRRAETLIFSRHAVIAVRNNRLCFMIRIGDLRKSMIIGATARLQVVRKTTTPEGEVIPIHQIDVQTESAVASNSLFLLAPLIICHIIDKNSPLYDLSAMELQCSDLEVIVILEGVVETTGITTQARTSYISEEIQWGHRFVPIVTEEEGVYSVDYSKFGNTVKVTTPPCSARELDEKPSILIQTLQKSELSHQNSLRKRNSMRRNNSMRKSAASSGNLRRNNSGLVPPKVQFFTPTEGGQALNAVT encoded by the exons atgTTGGCGAGAAAAAGCATAATCCCGGAGGAATTCAGTGTGCCGGGGCTCGCCTCCCGGATGCCCCGCAAGCCGGTGTTCAGGGACCGCGTGAACAAAGCGCGCTTCATCGCCAAAAACGGCTCGTGCAACTTGGCGCACAAGAACATCCGCGAGCAGGGCAGATTCCTGCAGGACGTCTTCACCACGCTGGTCGACCTTAAATGGCGCTTCACGCTGGTCATCTTCACCACGACGTTTGTGAGCAGTTGGCTTCTGTTCGCCATGAGCTGGTGGCTGGTGGCGTTTGCGCACGGAGACCTGGACCCGGAGCGGCAGAACGGGACCCACTGCGTCACCGATGTCAA ATCGTTCACGTCAGCCTTCCTGTTCTCCATCGAGGTTCAGGTGACCATCGGCTTCGGAGGACGTATGATAACAGAGCAGTGTCCGACTGCAATCACCGTCCTCATCATGCAGAACATAGTGGGACTCATCATCAATGCCGTCATGCTGG GTTGTATCTTCATGAAGACGGCTCAGTCAAACCGTCGAGCAGAGACTCTGATCTTCAGCCGTCACGCTGTGATCGCTGTCAGAAACAACCGCCTGTGTTTCATGATTCGTATCGGGGATCTGAGGAAGAGCATGATCATAGGAGCGACCGCCAGGTTACAG GTGGTGAGGAAGACAACCACACCAGAGGGGGAGGTGATCCCCATCCATCAAATCGACGTCCAGACGGAGAGCGCTGTGGCCAGCAACAGCCTGTTCCTCCTCGCCCCGCTCATCATCTGCCACATCATCGACAAAAACAG ccCGCTGTACGACCTGTCGGCCATGGAGCTGCAGTGCAGCGACCTGGAGGTGATCGTCATCTTGGAGGGGGTTGTGGAGACGACGGGGATCACCACACAGGCCCGGACCTCCTACATCTCCGAGGAGATCCAGTGGGGTCACCGCTTCGTTCCCATAGTAACGGAGGAGGAGGGCGTGTACTCGGTGGACTACTCCAAGTTTGGTAACACAGTCAAG GTAACGACGCCGCCCTGCAGCGCCAGAGAACTGGACGAGAAGCCGTCCATCTTAATCCAGACTCTCCAGAAGAGCGAGCTGTCCCACCAGAACTCGCTGAGGAAGCGTAACTCCATGCGACGCAACAACTCCATGCGTAAAAGCGCAGCAAGCAGCGGAAACCTGCGCAGGAACAACTCTGGGCTCGTACCGCCTAAAGTCCAGTTCTTCACCCCGACCGAAGGAGGCCAGGCCCTGAACGCCGTCACCTGA
- the echdc3 gene encoding enoyl-CoA hydratase domain-containing protein 3, mitochondrial: MARSLLCRAVGVFQLSRTATLLTGTRFYCQTEPEPPTVRQQNNGIRRIILNNPKKRNALSLSMLESLRQNILTDVDSDDLRVIIISAKGPVFSSGHDLKELTSAQGREYHTKVFLTCAEVMTLIQDIPVPVIAMVNGVATAAGCQLVASCDVAVATEKSTFATPGVNVGLFCSTPAVAIGRAVPRKVAMEMLFTGTPISAHDALLHGLVSKVVPEERLEEETLAIAQRVCQASRPVVALGKATFQRQMAQGRDAAYATASKVMVDNLALRDGQEGIQAFIEKRKPVWSHKAEKAHD, encoded by the exons ATGGCTCGTAGTTTACTGTGCAGAGCTGTCGGCGTGTTTCAGCTCAGCAGGACAGCAACACTCCTGACAGGGACTCGTTTTTACTGTCAGACTGAACCGGAGCCGCCGACAGTGAGACAACAGAACAACGGAATAAG GAGAATAATATTGAACAACCCCAAGAAGAGGAATGCTCTGTCTTTGTCCATGCTGGAATCCCTCAGACAAAACATCCTAACTGATGTCGACAGTGATGATCTCAGAGTTATTATCATATCAG ccaaaGGTCCAGTGTTTTCCTCTGGACACGACCTGAAGGAGCTGACGTCAGCTCAGGGCAGAGAATATCACACAAAGGTGTTTCTCACCTGTGCAGAG GTAATGACTCTCATCCAAGACATACCTGTTCCAGTGATCGCCATGGTGAACGGTGTTGCCACGGCGGCTGGTTGCCAGCTCGTTGCCAGCTGTGACGTTGCCGTGGCGACGGAGAAGTCCACCTTCGCAACTCCTGGCGTCAACGTGGGTCTATTCTGCTCGACGCCGGCGGTGGCCATCGGCAGAGCTGTGCCGAGGAAG GTTGCCATGGAGATGCTGTTCACAGGAACTCCCATCTCCGCCCATGATGCTTTGCTACACGGTCTGGTCAGTAAGGTGGTGCCAGAAGAACGACTGGAGGAGGAGACATTAGCCATCGCCCAGCGGGTGTGTCAGGCTAGCCGACCTGTTGTGGCTCTCGGCAAGGCCACTTTCCAAAG ACAAATGGCTCAAGGTCGAGATGCAGCGTATGCCACCGCCTCCAAGGTGATGGTTGACAACCTGGCTCTAAGAGACGGACAGGAGGGGATCCAGGCCTTCATAGAGAAACGCAAGCCAGTGTGGAGCCATAAAGCAGAAAAAGCCCATGATTGA